Proteins co-encoded in one Waddlia chondrophila WSU 86-1044 genomic window:
- a CDS encoding HEAT repeat domain-containing protein: protein MRAALIFFFSLLACAFVNASDQRLILQLSSGINAERGNAAYLLGMSKDPGVVGLLLRQLQEETVRENKLVIIESLKKLDSEEGYYGLSTFYQNESDSVVRRKVIQALGESGDRQYVPLIAKNLEQAEAFSALSRIDHPEAAKVLLTAYGSARSRSQKERILAAIAAQGRIESVKPLISYGQQAKDPLERVWIAETLADLGEGEVQDAIYQWFQDSNDSISKRRLVKSLKSIGSSKMVEKLSKDLRTNDLSLQIEIVEVMVFIDKQAAAPYLRSYYEESMERQDPNMSKLEAVKTARLYNLLRQNG, encoded by the coding sequence GTGAGAGCCGCTCTTATTTTCTTTTTTTCACTTCTGGCATGCGCTTTTGTCAATGCCAGCGACCAAAGGCTGATTTTGCAGCTCTCCTCAGGAATCAATGCGGAAAGGGGCAATGCTGCTTATCTTTTGGGAATGAGCAAAGATCCCGGCGTTGTCGGTTTGCTTCTTCGTCAATTGCAAGAAGAGACGGTCAGAGAAAATAAACTGGTGATTATCGAGTCTTTGAAAAAATTGGATTCCGAAGAGGGATATTACGGTTTAAGCACATTTTACCAAAACGAATCGGATAGCGTTGTTCGTCGGAAAGTGATTCAAGCATTGGGAGAAAGCGGAGATCGGCAGTATGTCCCTCTGATCGCAAAAAACCTTGAACAGGCAGAAGCTTTTTCTGCTCTGAGCCGAATTGACCATCCCGAAGCTGCCAAAGTTCTTTTGACCGCCTATGGTTCAGCCCGCTCCCGTTCCCAAAAAGAACGGATATTGGCTGCCATCGCTGCGCAAGGAAGAATTGAATCGGTGAAGCCCCTGATTAGCTATGGACAACAAGCAAAAGATCCTTTGGAAAGGGTGTGGATTGCAGAAACACTGGCTGATCTTGGAGAAGGTGAGGTTCAAGATGCTATTTATCAGTGGTTTCAGGATTCCAATGATAGCATTTCTAAAAGGCGGTTAGTAAAAAGCCTCAAAAGCATCGGCAGCTCTAAAATGGTTGAAAAATTATCTAAAGATTTAAGAACAAACGATTTAAGCTTGCAGATTGAGATTGTTGAGGTAATGGTTTTTATCGATAAGCAAGCTGCAGCTCCTTATTTGCGTTCCTATTATGAAGAGTCGATGGAAAGGCAGGATCCTAACATGTCCAAATTGGAGGCTGTTAAAACTGCCAGGCTGTACAATTTGCTTAGACAGAATGGCTAA
- the dnaG gene encoding DNA primase: MRLFTQESLERLRSRVDLIDVLSSHMELKRSGSAYKGLCPFHDEKTPSFIVQKGERHYHCFGCGEHGDAIKFLMTYLNLGFQESVESLAERFHVHLDCVEAKDQYTGPSKAAMKEAMEIASCFFHFILLHTPEGHEALHYLYSRGVCLEFIKQFRLGLAPKVSGMLHKVLHEKKIGDDVMRGCGLLTRSDSGKTREFFSDRITFPIYHPSGSVIGFSARKYREETFGGKYVNTPETPLFKKSRVLFGLNHCRRRIVKERRVIIVEGQIDALRLIYEGFNFVVAAQGTAFGIEHAAELAGMGVNLIYLAFDSDDAGREAAAKVGDLFQMRGIEVRIVSLPGGTDPDTFLMEKGPEAFQKLMEKGQGYLEFLVGHLSRGIAIDTPAGKNHLVKHVSEQLRKWEDPVMVHESLRKLARLLQVPEEYLGVGQEYLPNTLIRKSASVGFEEVDPEKILELDFLRWLIVVGSQEFVEIAQFNLHPGDLRHEGCRRLYQTYLTSLHNHLPSDLLSLIQTEEDQELVAELMSRKVNREKGKEQFAQSIQRILDRNWMEKREEIRRRIHSGQLSDEEALSLLKTFDELKRSKPEVNHGTASPVL; this comes from the coding sequence ATGCGTTTATTTACCCAAGAAAGTTTAGAACGGCTGCGGTCGCGGGTTGATTTGATTGACGTTCTCTCTTCTCATATGGAGTTGAAGCGTTCGGGCTCGGCGTATAAAGGGTTATGCCCATTTCATGATGAGAAAACCCCCTCTTTTATTGTGCAGAAGGGAGAGCGCCACTACCACTGCTTTGGCTGTGGAGAGCATGGAGATGCGATCAAATTCTTGATGACCTATTTGAATCTTGGGTTTCAAGAATCTGTTGAAAGCCTTGCAGAGCGTTTCCATGTCCATCTTGATTGCGTAGAGGCGAAAGACCAATACACAGGGCCGAGCAAAGCGGCAATGAAGGAAGCAATGGAGATCGCTTCCTGCTTTTTCCATTTTATTCTCCTTCATACTCCGGAAGGGCATGAAGCTTTGCACTATCTCTATTCCCGAGGTGTTTGTTTGGAATTCATCAAGCAGTTTCGTCTAGGGCTTGCGCCAAAGGTTTCAGGGATGTTGCACAAGGTGTTGCATGAAAAAAAAATCGGCGATGATGTGATGCGCGGGTGCGGATTGCTTACCCGCTCAGATTCTGGCAAGACGCGTGAATTTTTTTCCGATCGGATCACATTTCCTATTTACCATCCATCCGGATCAGTGATTGGATTTTCTGCTCGGAAATACCGAGAAGAAACTTTTGGCGGGAAGTATGTAAACACTCCGGAAACCCCTCTTTTCAAAAAGTCGCGTGTGCTTTTTGGATTGAACCACTGCCGCCGCCGCATCGTAAAAGAGAGACGGGTCATCATTGTGGAAGGACAGATCGATGCCCTCAGACTCATTTATGAAGGCTTCAATTTTGTTGTCGCTGCACAAGGGACTGCATTTGGCATTGAACATGCTGCTGAATTAGCAGGAATGGGGGTCAATTTGATTTATCTTGCCTTTGATTCAGATGACGCCGGCAGGGAAGCTGCGGCAAAAGTGGGCGATCTGTTTCAAATGCGAGGGATTGAAGTGCGCATTGTCTCTTTGCCTGGAGGAACCGATCCTGATACCTTTCTCATGGAGAAGGGGCCAGAAGCGTTTCAGAAGTTGATGGAGAAAGGGCAGGGGTATCTTGAGTTTTTGGTTGGCCATTTGTCTAGAGGGATTGCAATTGATACTCCTGCAGGAAAAAATCATCTTGTCAAACATGTCTCAGAGCAATTGAGAAAGTGGGAAGACCCGGTCATGGTGCATGAGAGCTTGCGCAAACTTGCCCGGCTGCTTCAGGTTCCGGAAGAGTATTTGGGAGTTGGGCAAGAGTATCTGCCCAACACTTTAATCCGAAAATCTGCAAGCGTCGGCTTTGAAGAGGTAGATCCTGAGAAAATCCTTGAGCTGGATTTTCTCAGATGGCTCATCGTTGTCGGAAGTCAGGAATTTGTCGAAATTGCCCAATTCAATCTTCACCCAGGAGATCTTCGGCACGAAGGGTGTCGGAGGCTGTACCAAACGTATCTAACAAGTTTGCATAATCATCTTCCTAGCGACTTGCTTTCTCTTATTCAAACTGAGGAAGATCAGGAACTCGTTGCTGAGTTGATGAGCCGAAAAGTTAATAGAGAAAAAGGAAAAGAGCAATTCGCGCAATCTATCCAACGAATCCTTGACCGTAACTGGATGGAAAAGCGGGAAGAGATCCGCCGCCGTATTCACAGTGGTCAGCTTAGTGATGAAGAGGCTTTATCTTTACTGAAAACATTTGATGAGTTAAAGAGAAGTAAACCTGAGGTCAATCATGGCACAGCATCTCCTGTTTTATGA
- a CDS encoding thiol-disulfide oxidoreductase DCC family protein: protein MAQHLLFYDGKCGMCDHLVQHVLKADRRGLFLFAPLDGKTADKVLKEIPNEIKQADSLILIENFQQRDSSLWMYGRGALKVAWLLGGWWVLLGWISFLPPFLYDWGYRLVAKNRRKLFSKNSCRLPKSFEKERFLP, encoded by the coding sequence ATGGCACAGCATCTCCTGTTTTATGACGGCAAATGCGGAATGTGCGACCACCTCGTTCAGCATGTTTTGAAAGCGGATCGAAGAGGGCTGTTTTTATTTGCCCCGTTGGATGGAAAGACTGCTGATAAAGTGCTCAAAGAGATCCCAAACGAGATTAAGCAAGCAGACAGCCTCATTTTAATCGAAAATTTCCAACAGCGCGATTCCAGTTTGTGGATGTATGGGAGAGGCGCACTCAAGGTTGCTTGGCTGCTTGGAGGTTGGTGGGTATTGTTGGGATGGATCTCTTTTTTACCTCCCTTCCTGTACGATTGGGGATACCGCTTGGTCGCTAAAAATCGCCGCAAATTATTTTCAAAAAACTCCTGCCGCCTTCCCAAATCCTTCGAAAAAGAACGATTTCTTCCTTAA
- a CDS encoding ATP-grasp domain-containing protein: MTSNILLTGARSTCALEIARHLNVQGHRVVACDTSRTHVSKYSNAVDKFLKIPSPRFETEEFILSINRIIEEEKIDWVIPVWEEVMYLALFLNRLPGHVNVFCPNFQIVHTLHHKWLFIEKLRSMGILAPETFLLRSRDDLNQLNYSKPYVLKACYSRGSRKIVRMEPGKEIPNIEISKENPWIAQEYIQGEKYCSYSICHEGKVKAHTAYPVEHTMDESSCLAFESIEHPAICRWVENLADKLDLTGHAAFDFIETPEGKLYSIECNPRATSGVHLFRLSENLASAFLNQTDSCVYAGIGNTQQILAGMAIFGWKDAIRHKNLLKFMRKLLTTKDVVFSVNDLRPFFCEPVVLGSYLWKSRKSGLSIPVYYTHDLDWDEMLTVDSKPAHSEVGNE; this comes from the coding sequence ATGACCAGTAACATCTTATTGACTGGAGCTCGTTCAACTTGCGCTCTTGAAATTGCGCGCCATCTCAATGTTCAAGGACATCGGGTTGTTGCATGCGATACGTCCAGAACGCATGTGTCCAAATATTCGAATGCGGTTGATAAGTTTTTGAAAATTCCCAGCCCCCGTTTTGAAACTGAAGAATTTATCCTTTCTATCAACCGCATCATTGAGGAAGAAAAGATCGATTGGGTCATTCCTGTTTGGGAAGAGGTGATGTATTTGGCTCTGTTTTTGAATAGGCTGCCAGGCCATGTCAACGTTTTTTGTCCAAACTTTCAGATTGTTCATACGTTGCATCATAAATGGCTTTTTATCGAAAAGCTGCGCTCTATGGGAATTCTTGCGCCTGAAACGTTTCTCCTTCGTTCTCGGGATGATCTTAATCAGTTGAACTACTCAAAACCTTATGTATTAAAAGCTTGTTATTCCAGAGGGTCTAGAAAAATCGTTAGGATGGAGCCTGGAAAAGAGATTCCGAATATTGAAATTTCTAAGGAAAATCCTTGGATTGCCCAAGAGTATATTCAAGGAGAAAAGTATTGCTCGTACAGTATTTGCCATGAAGGCAAAGTAAAAGCGCATACCGCCTATCCGGTTGAGCATACAATGGATGAGAGCTCTTGCCTTGCTTTTGAATCCATTGAGCATCCTGCCATCTGTCGCTGGGTGGAAAATCTGGCAGATAAGCTTGACTTAACAGGCCATGCAGCGTTTGATTTCATTGAAACTCCTGAAGGGAAATTGTATTCAATCGAGTGCAACCCACGTGCAACAAGCGGAGTGCACCTATTTCGATTAAGCGAAAACCTTGCCTCTGCCTTTCTCAATCAGACAGATTCCTGTGTTTATGCTGGAATTGGCAATACTCAGCAGATATTGGCAGGTATGGCAATCTTTGGTTGGAAAGACGCTATCCGTCATAAAAATCTGCTAAAATTTATGAGAAAATTGCTAACAACTAAGGACGTTGTCTTCAGCGTTAATGATTTGCGCCCGTTTTTTTGCGAGCCTGTCGTTTTGGGATCTTATCTTTGGAAAAGCCGAAAGAGCGGGTTATCGATTCCTGTCTACTATACTCATGATCTTGATTGGGATGAGATGTTGACTGTGGATTCAAAGCCTGCACATTCTGAAGTGGGCAATGAGTGA
- a CDS encoding RsmE family RNA methyltransferase, protein MPVDRFYLDSPLELDSRIAIGGQELHHLAHVSRARAGEEVELINGKGTLAVAEVLEIKKNEASLLIHSTISEKPSAFPIIIAQAIPRPNRLDTIVEKCTELGMDELRLFPGKLSEKKDLKESQLARLTKIAISAAKQSGRLFIPSITFYPPISKWPPSDIPLYFGDLSDNAPLFFKRWNTSPPKQGIAFVIGPESGLHEEEVLQLEKLHAIGVKLHQNILRTDTAPLTALSLIAHFRMCRL, encoded by the coding sequence ATGCCTGTCGACCGCTTCTATCTAGATAGCCCCCTAGAACTCGACTCCCGCATTGCAATCGGTGGACAAGAGCTGCATCATTTGGCTCACGTCTCCCGTGCCCGAGCCGGAGAAGAGGTTGAATTGATCAATGGAAAGGGAACACTGGCAGTTGCAGAAGTTCTTGAGATCAAAAAAAACGAAGCTTCTTTACTCATTCATTCGACAATCAGTGAAAAGCCTTCAGCATTTCCAATCATCATTGCTCAAGCGATCCCTCGGCCAAACCGGTTGGATACGATTGTGGAAAAATGCACCGAATTAGGAATGGATGAGCTGCGACTGTTCCCGGGAAAATTAAGTGAAAAGAAAGATCTCAAAGAAAGTCAATTGGCTAGACTCACTAAAATTGCGATTTCTGCAGCAAAGCAATCAGGAAGACTCTTTATCCCTTCTATCACCTTTTATCCCCCAATCAGCAAATGGCCCCCCTCCGACATTCCTCTTTATTTTGGCGATCTTTCCGACAATGCACCGCTTTTCTTTAAGCGCTGGAATACATCTCCCCCCAAACAGGGGATCGCCTTTGTGATCGGACCGGAAAGCGGCCTCCACGAAGAGGAAGTTCTTCAGCTAGAAAAACTTCACGCGATTGGAGTTAAGCTGCATCAAAACATTTTGAGAACAGATACAGCCCCTCTTACTGCCTTATCACTCATTGCCCACTTCAGAATGTGCAGGCTTTGA
- the cdaA gene encoding diadenylate cyclase CdaA, which produces MKIFQLMVPGLEILIIAIMVYYLLTFFWNTRGMDLLFGIMAFGLIYVAAAIFHLPVLQKLMWNFVNVAVVGLLIIFQPELRIALSRLSVKGKKYREITEFDKFLEGITHSVYRLSERRIGALIALENQTSLDEFANKAVRLDAEFTQELLESIFSTTTPLHDGGVIIRGTSILSAATIFPLSDESVQLSKSMGTRHRAGLGISQITDALVIVVSEETGKVAIARDGIMTRGVKPDRFKGILRSVFTPQKTAVESSLDFLERFKQWNQ; this is translated from the coding sequence ATGAAAATATTTCAATTAATGGTTCCAGGTTTAGAGATCCTGATCATCGCGATCATGGTCTATTATCTGTTAACCTTTTTTTGGAATACCCGAGGCATGGATCTGCTTTTCGGCATCATGGCGTTCGGTTTGATCTACGTTGCTGCCGCTATCTTCCACCTTCCTGTTTTACAGAAACTTATGTGGAATTTCGTCAATGTCGCCGTGGTTGGATTACTCATTATCTTCCAACCTGAACTGCGTATCGCATTGTCAAGGCTGAGCGTTAAAGGGAAAAAATATCGGGAAATCACAGAGTTTGATAAATTTCTCGAGGGGATCACCCACTCCGTTTACCGTTTGTCGGAACGGAGAATCGGCGCACTTATCGCCCTTGAAAACCAGACTTCCCTCGATGAATTTGCGAATAAAGCCGTTAGGCTGGATGCAGAATTTACTCAAGAACTGCTCGAGTCGATTTTCAGCACCACGACTCCTTTGCACGACGGCGGCGTCATCATCAGAGGAACCAGCATTTTGTCTGCCGCAACCATCTTTCCTCTTTCCGATGAAAGCGTACAGCTTAGCAAATCAATGGGAACAAGGCATCGAGCAGGGCTTGGCATCAGTCAGATTACCGACGCCTTAGTGATCGTTGTGTCCGAGGAAACAGGAAAAGTCGCCATTGCAAGAGATGGAATCATGACTAGGGGCGTGAAACCGGATCGATTCAAAGGGATTTTGAGAAGTGTCTTCACTCCTCAGAAAACCGCAGTCGAAAGCAGCCTGGACTTTTTGGAAAGGTTTAAGCAATGGAATCAATAA
- the folP gene encoding dihydropteroate synthase encodes MAILKTQIMGVLNATPDSFYSQSRCFRNDLAIARGLELFQKGADIIDIGGESTRPYADPVSEEEELERVVPVIKALKKQLTIPLSIDTMKAKVAKAALDAGASIINDVSGLQDPEMIAMAADTGARICVMHMQGTPKTMQANPIYPKGIIKELLFWFEDKLKALQKAGIKENNIIIDPGIGFGKTVEDNYQILHNLQKFKELGFPVLLGLSRKSFMGKVLNKPPEDLLAPTIALGALAMKENIDILRVHDVEEHRSTAVIMEKFLSCSEMKGRHINA; translated from the coding sequence ATGGCCATTTTAAAAACGCAAATCATGGGAGTTCTCAACGCAACCCCCGACTCTTTCTACAGCCAAAGCCGCTGCTTTAGGAACGATCTGGCAATTGCAAGAGGATTGGAACTCTTTCAAAAGGGCGCTGACATCATCGACATCGGCGGCGAATCCACTCGCCCATATGCTGATCCGGTAAGTGAAGAAGAGGAGTTGGAGCGCGTCGTTCCCGTAATCAAAGCTCTTAAAAAACAACTCACAATTCCCTTATCTATCGACACAATGAAAGCCAAAGTCGCCAAAGCCGCCCTGGATGCCGGTGCATCGATCATTAACGATGTCTCCGGCTTGCAAGATCCGGAAATGATCGCAATGGCAGCAGATACAGGAGCGCGCATCTGTGTCATGCACATGCAAGGAACACCAAAGACGATGCAGGCAAACCCCATTTATCCAAAGGGCATCATCAAAGAGCTCCTCTTTTGGTTTGAAGATAAACTGAAAGCTTTGCAAAAAGCTGGAATCAAGGAAAACAACATCATTATCGACCCAGGCATAGGGTTCGGAAAAACAGTTGAAGATAATTACCAAATCTTACACAATTTGCAAAAATTTAAAGAGCTAGGTTTTCCAGTACTTCTGGGCCTTTCCCGTAAATCATTTATGGGTAAGGTTTTAAATAAACCTCCGGAAGATCTTCTGGCGCCGACAATTGCGCTAGGCGCTCTTGCGATGAAAGAAAATATCGATATCCTCCGCGTTCACGACGTAGAAGAGCATCGCAGTACAGCGGTCATCATGGAAAAATTTCTCAGCTGTTCGGAAATGAAAGGGCGACACATAAACGCATGA
- a CDS encoding cytochrome ubiquinol oxidase subunit I, which produces MDVEILARMQFAFTIMFHYIYPPLSIGLGLLLVIIEGIYMKTGDQSYLRMARFWTKMFAVTFAIGVATGIVMEFEFGTNWASYSRYVGDVFGSALAAEGVFAFFLESGFLALLLFGWERISPRLHYFSTIMVCLGAHFSAIWIVVANSWMQTPAGFHIVGDGLSARAEIIDFWAMVFNPSSVDRLLHTIVGAWLAGAFLVISVSAYYLLKGRHKKFAVNSLRVALMVAGVSVALQAVIGDMSARGVAKNQPMKLAAMEGIYQTQKGAPLVLFGVPDSEAKLVKKEVSIPKFLSFLSFHDFNAEIKGLNEVPRADWPNVKAVFTTYRMMLFMWGLMVVTVILAWWKWRKGTLAESKGVLRLMAVSVIFPQVANQAGWVAAEMGRYPWIVQDLLRISEGLSKSVSAEHVLGSLIMFTAVYLFLFFMFLYLFNEKIKHGPDEPEAETPYHSLHVLAERFDNE; this is translated from the coding sequence ATGGACGTTGAGATTTTGGCGCGTATGCAGTTCGCGTTTACGATTATGTTTCACTACATCTATCCTCCTTTGAGCATTGGTTTGGGGCTTCTTTTGGTCATTATTGAAGGCATCTACATGAAAACAGGGGATCAGTCGTACCTCCGTATGGCGCGTTTTTGGACAAAAATGTTTGCTGTGACGTTTGCGATTGGCGTAGCAACCGGCATTGTCATGGAATTTGAGTTCGGGACAAATTGGGCTTCGTATTCCCGTTATGTTGGCGATGTATTCGGAAGCGCTTTGGCTGCTGAAGGGGTTTTTGCGTTCTTTCTCGAATCAGGGTTTCTCGCTCTCCTTCTATTCGGTTGGGAAAGGATCAGTCCCCGGCTGCACTATTTTTCAACGATTATGGTCTGCTTAGGAGCTCACTTCAGTGCAATTTGGATTGTGGTTGCGAATTCCTGGATGCAAACGCCTGCCGGTTTTCATATTGTCGGCGATGGGTTGAGTGCCCGGGCTGAAATTATCGATTTTTGGGCGATGGTTTTTAATCCTTCTTCAGTTGATCGTCTCCTTCATACGATTGTGGGGGCATGGCTGGCTGGTGCGTTTCTTGTCATCAGCGTTTCAGCTTATTACCTCTTAAAAGGCAGACACAAGAAGTTTGCAGTCAATTCTTTGCGTGTTGCATTGATGGTTGCGGGAGTTTCGGTTGCTTTGCAAGCCGTGATAGGGGATATGAGCGCGCGCGGTGTGGCAAAAAATCAACCGATGAAGCTGGCTGCAATGGAAGGAATTTATCAAACGCAAAAAGGAGCTCCGTTAGTGCTGTTTGGAGTACCCGACTCTGAAGCTAAATTGGTAAAAAAGGAAGTCTCCATTCCCAAGTTCCTAAGTTTTCTTTCCTTCCATGATTTTAATGCGGAAATCAAAGGGTTGAATGAAGTGCCCCGAGCAGATTGGCCCAATGTAAAGGCAGTGTTTACGACTTACAGGATGATGTTGTTCATGTGGGGCCTTATGGTGGTTACTGTGATTTTAGCTTGGTGGAAGTGGAGAAAGGGAACGTTAGCCGAGAGTAAAGGGGTGTTGAGGTTGATGGCTGTTTCCGTTATCTTTCCTCAGGTGGCCAATCAGGCGGGATGGGTGGCAGCTGAGATGGGAAGGTATCCTTGGATTGTTCAGGATCTGCTTAGAATCTCGGAGGGATTGTCGAAGTCTGTGTCGGCTGAACATGTCTTAGGTTCGCTGATTATGTTTACAGCCGTTTATCTGTTTCTTTTTTTCATGTTCCTTTACCTTTTCAATGAAAAAATCAAACACGGCCCTGATGAGCCGGAAGCAGAGACTCCTTATCACAGCTTGCATGTTTTAGCCGAGAGGTTTGACAATGAGTGA
- the cydB gene encoding cytochrome d ubiquinol oxidase subunit II — MSEVFTLEFSWFAIFVVLLTGFAILDGFDLGVGIFHLFSKSDEERRLMLNTIGPVWDGNEVWLVTAGGALFAGFPDVYATFCSAFYIPIMLLLSGLIFRAVAIEFRSKQPMAWWRWMWDLLFSAASLVIALGLGIVVGNLIVGIPLDHQKEFIGSFESLLHPYALLVGVLVVALFSMHGVIYVLMKTEGTLHDKMREWVNPAIILFIMLYAFTTVATLIYYPHMVEAIKERPFFLLVAFINMLAIANIPREIHHNRDGRAFLSSVLNIVCLMALFGIGTFPNAVRAVNDPVQLSMTIWNSASSHKTLAILHLIALIGIPMVLGYTIAIYYIFRGKVKLDSTSY; from the coding sequence ATGAGTGAGGTGTTTACCCTTGAGTTCTCCTGGTTTGCAATCTTTGTCGTGTTGTTGACCGGCTTTGCCATTCTGGACGGTTTCGATTTAGGAGTTGGAATTTTCCATCTCTTTTCCAAGAGCGACGAAGAGCGTCGCTTAATGCTTAATACCATTGGTCCTGTGTGGGATGGAAACGAAGTTTGGCTGGTGACTGCAGGAGGGGCTTTGTTTGCGGGCTTCCCAGATGTTTACGCAACCTTCTGCTCAGCATTTTACATTCCGATCATGCTTTTGCTTTCCGGGCTGATCTTTCGCGCAGTGGCGATAGAGTTTCGCAGTAAACAGCCGATGGCTTGGTGGAGGTGGATGTGGGATCTGTTATTCAGCGCTGCTTCATTGGTGATTGCTTTAGGGCTTGGGATTGTGGTGGGAAATCTTATTGTAGGAATTCCTTTAGATCATCAAAAAGAGTTTATCGGGAGCTTTGAAAGCTTGCTCCACCCTTACGCCTTATTGGTAGGCGTTTTGGTCGTTGCTCTGTTTTCCATGCATGGAGTGATCTATGTTTTGATGAAAACCGAAGGAACGCTTCATGATAAGATGCGAGAGTGGGTAAACCCGGCGATCATTCTTTTTATCATGCTGTATGCTTTCACCACAGTAGCGACTCTGATTTATTATCCGCATATGGTAGAAGCGATTAAAGAGAGGCCTTTCTTTCTTCTCGTAGCCTTCATCAACATGCTTGCTATTGCGAATATTCCTCGCGAAATTCATCACAATCGCGATGGAAGGGCTTTCCTTTCTTCGGTATTGAATATTGTCTGTTTGATGGCGTTATTTGGCATCGGTACTTTTCCGAATGCAGTCCGGGCTGTTAATGATCCAGTTCAATTAAGCATGACAATTTGGAATTCGGCATCATCTCACAAAACTTTAGCTATCCTGCATTTAATCGCTCTCATCGGTATTCCGATGGTATTAGGTTATACGATTGCCATTTATTACATCTTCAGAGGGAAAGTCAAATTGGATTCAACCAGCTACTGA
- a CDS encoding IS30 family transposase produces MAQYCRLSFAERCRIEQLKKQGYGVRSISRSLCRSPSTISDELHRRFTDYKAKTAQQDAIKKSCQRVKKRKISGFLEEAILYLLTELRCSPEQISGYLRKDYASMPEMQVSPEAIYLWIYRHERREVITGFLRRKHRYRRNRNVKGVHRGGIKNRVSIRERPGSVEDRQEVGHWEGDLIIGKKQGSAVGTLVERSSRYTILVQLDGRDSETVVSKFISFLKRIPAHLRRSLTYDNGSEMAYHEKIYEQVGTKVYFADPRSPWQRGSNENTNGLIREFLPKSTDLSVHSQEKLGGIASLLNRRPRKILNFNSPEKVFEYCWENESAKLSKCLIDLE; encoded by the coding sequence ATGGCTCAATATTGCAGGCTCAGTTTTGCAGAAAGATGCAGAATCGAGCAACTAAAAAAACAAGGGTACGGAGTAAGATCAATTTCAAGGTCCTTATGTCGCAGCCCTTCAACGATTTCTGATGAATTGCATCGTCGTTTTACAGATTATAAGGCGAAAACGGCTCAACAAGATGCGATCAAGAAATCCTGCCAACGAGTGAAAAAGCGAAAAATTTCAGGTTTTTTAGAAGAAGCGATCCTCTATCTACTTACAGAGCTAAGATGTTCTCCTGAGCAAATCAGCGGCTACCTTCGAAAAGATTATGCGTCTATGCCTGAAATGCAAGTATCTCCAGAAGCTATCTATCTTTGGATTTACAGGCATGAAAGACGGGAAGTCATCACTGGTTTTTTGAGAAGGAAACATAGATACCGGAGAAATCGAAACGTAAAAGGTGTTCATAGAGGTGGAATTAAAAACCGTGTCAGTATACGGGAACGCCCAGGATCTGTTGAGGATAGACAGGAGGTTGGTCATTGGGAAGGAGATCTTATCATTGGAAAAAAACAGGGTTCCGCTGTTGGGACACTCGTTGAAAGAAGTTCCCGATATACGATTTTGGTTCAACTAGATGGCAGAGATTCTGAAACAGTTGTCAGTAAATTTATTTCATTTCTCAAAAGAATTCCCGCCCATTTGAGACGCAGCTTGACTTATGATAATGGATCAGAGATGGCTTATCATGAAAAGATCTATGAACAGGTAGGAACAAAAGTTTATTTTGCAGATCCAAGAAGTCCTTGGCAAAGGGGAAGCAATGAGAATACAAATGGATTGATCCGAGAGTTTCTTCCAAAAAGTACAGATCTGAGTGTTCACTCACAAGAGAAATTAGGAGGGATTGCGTCCTTGCTAAATCGCAGGCCTCGAAAAATTCTAAACTTCAACAGCCCTGAGAAGGTGTTTGAATATTGTTGGGAAAACGAATCGGCTAAGCTATCTAAATGTCTCATTGATCTTGAATAA